In Jatrophihabitans endophyticus, one DNA window encodes the following:
- a CDS encoding beta-phosphoglucomutase family hydrolase — protein MPLGLPDGISVCLFDLDGVLTDTAAVHRAAWKATFDPVLADEGQGEFTADDYAEYVDGKPRLDGVRDFLASRDIHLPEGEADDADDKRTVNGIGNRKNDDVLGRIKRDGVKVFEGSRRYLEAARDAGLRRIVVSSSANTADVLKVTGLAELVEGRVDGVTIREEGIKGKPAPDSFLAGAKLVDAEPAAAVVFEDATSGVEAGRRGEFGYVVGVNRIDDRHADELRKHGASVVVDDLDDLL, from the coding sequence GTGCCTCTGGGACTCCCGGACGGAATCTCCGTCTGCCTCTTCGACCTCGACGGCGTGCTCACCGACACCGCCGCCGTCCACCGCGCCGCGTGGAAGGCGACCTTCGACCCCGTGCTCGCCGACGAGGGCCAGGGCGAGTTCACCGCCGACGACTACGCGGAGTACGTCGACGGGAAGCCCCGCCTCGACGGCGTGCGCGACTTCCTCGCCTCGCGCGACATCCACCTCCCCGAGGGCGAGGCGGACGACGCGGACGACAAGCGCACCGTCAACGGCATCGGCAACCGCAAGAACGACGACGTGCTGGGCCGGATCAAGCGCGACGGCGTGAAGGTCTTCGAGGGCTCGCGCCGCTACCTCGAAGCCGCCCGCGACGCCGGGCTGCGCCGCATCGTGGTGTCGTCGAGCGCCAACACCGCCGACGTGCTGAAGGTGACCGGCCTGGCCGAACTGGTCGAGGGTCGCGTCGACGGCGTGACGATCCGCGAGGAGGGGATCAAGGGCAAGCCCGCCCCCGACTCCTTCCTCGCCGGCGCGAAGCTCGTCGACGCCGAGCCCGCCGCCGCCGTCGTGTTCGAGGACGCGACGTCCGGTGTGGAGGCCGGCCGGCGCGGCGAGTTCGGCTACGTCGTCGGCGTGAACCGGATCGACGACCGGCATGCCGACGAGCTGCGCAAGCACGGCGCCAGCGTCGTCGTCGACGACCTGGACGACCTGCTGTGA
- a CDS encoding glycoside hydrolase family 65 protein, translating to MTHDITDRSPRDGRFPVDPWLIREVGLDQSFLPQSESLFALSNGHVGLRGNLDEGDPSGLPGTYLNSFYETRPLPYAEAGYGYPESGQTVLNVTNGKLIRLLVDDEPLDLRYGTIESHERTLDMKRGVLERELVWCSPSGTHVRLHTSRLVSLRRRSLVAIRYRVTAVDKRVRVVMQSELVANEHVPAQSKDPRVAAVVEHALKAVEKGGKHARALLVHRTEGSRLQMAALMDHVVHSPDGNITELAVEDDWARYTFSTALEPDDELDVTKFVSYGWSSQRSVPALRDQVTAAMVSALHAGWDGVKREQEDEFAKFWDGADVRIDGDDELQQAVRFGIFHSFQAGARAEQRAIPAKGLTGPGYDGHAFWDTEMFVLPLLTATDPDAAADALRWRAATLQQARERAGTLHLSGATFPWRTIRGHECSAYWPAGTAAFHVNADVAAAVLRYLRWTGDENFEREVALPVLVETARLWRSLGYHGEDGCFHIDGVTGPDEYSAVSHDNVYTNLLAAQNLTGAADVVARWHDQAQELGVTEDETAEWRRAADTVAIPYSERHGVHEQSRGFTALDVWDFAASDRDHAYPLLLNDSYFDLYRKQVVKQADLALALHWAGDRFTAEEKARDFAYYEPLTVRDSSLSACTQAVVAAEVGHLELATAYLAEAALMDLHDLNKNGGDGLHIASLAGGWLAVVAGFGGMRDHGDRLTFRPQLPPGWHGLDFTVRYRGHHLRVAIGPDSVTYRVEGDPDDGGSVPVTHLSGDAADGGAGEDLDVAVGSSVERSWTAVTPLTETPGQPAGRVPARAQSRSANRSAD from the coding sequence GTGACCCACGACATCACCGACCGATCGCCTCGCGACGGCCGCTTCCCGGTCGACCCCTGGCTCATCCGCGAGGTGGGGCTGGACCAGTCGTTCCTGCCGCAGTCCGAGTCGCTGTTCGCGCTGTCCAACGGTCACGTGGGCCTGCGCGGGAACCTCGACGAGGGCGATCCGAGCGGGCTGCCGGGCACGTACCTGAACTCGTTCTACGAGACCCGGCCGCTGCCCTACGCCGAAGCCGGCTACGGCTACCCGGAGTCGGGCCAGACGGTGCTCAACGTGACCAACGGCAAGCTGATCCGGCTGCTCGTCGACGACGAGCCGCTCGATCTGCGCTACGGCACGATCGAGAGTCACGAGCGCACCCTGGACATGAAGCGCGGCGTGCTCGAGCGCGAGCTGGTCTGGTGCTCGCCGTCGGGGACGCACGTGCGGTTGCACACCAGTCGTCTCGTCTCGCTGCGGCGCCGTTCGCTCGTCGCGATCCGCTACCGCGTCACGGCGGTCGACAAGCGCGTGCGGGTCGTCATGCAGTCCGAGCTCGTCGCCAACGAGCACGTGCCGGCGCAGTCGAAGGACCCGCGGGTGGCCGCGGTCGTCGAGCACGCGCTCAAGGCGGTCGAGAAGGGCGGCAAGCACGCCCGCGCACTGCTGGTGCACCGCACCGAGGGCAGCAGGCTGCAGATGGCCGCGCTCATGGACCACGTCGTGCACAGTCCCGACGGCAACATCACCGAGCTCGCGGTCGAGGACGACTGGGCGCGCTACACCTTCTCGACCGCGCTCGAACCCGACGACGAGCTCGACGTCACCAAGTTCGTCTCCTACGGCTGGTCCAGCCAGCGTTCGGTGCCGGCCCTGCGCGACCAGGTCACCGCCGCCATGGTGAGCGCCCTGCACGCCGGCTGGGACGGTGTGAAACGCGAACAGGAAGACGAGTTCGCGAAGTTCTGGGACGGTGCCGACGTCCGCATCGACGGCGACGACGAGCTGCAGCAGGCCGTCCGCTTCGGCATCTTCCACTCCTTCCAGGCCGGGGCGCGCGCCGAGCAGCGGGCGATCCCGGCCAAGGGGCTGACCGGTCCGGGCTACGACGGGCACGCCTTCTGGGACACCGAGATGTTCGTCCTCCCGCTGCTCACGGCCACCGATCCCGACGCCGCCGCCGATGCGCTGCGCTGGCGTGCGGCGACCCTCCAGCAGGCCCGCGAACGCGCCGGCACACTGCACCTGTCCGGTGCGACGTTCCCCTGGCGCACCATCCGTGGCCACGAGTGCTCCGCGTACTGGCCCGCGGGCACGGCCGCCTTCCACGTCAACGCCGACGTCGCGGCCGCGGTGCTGCGCTACCTGCGCTGGACCGGTGACGAGAACTTCGAACGCGAGGTCGCGCTGCCCGTGCTCGTGGAGACCGCGCGGCTGTGGCGCTCGCTCGGCTACCACGGCGAGGACGGCTGCTTCCACATCGACGGCGTCACCGGACCCGACGAGTACAGCGCCGTCTCGCACGACAACGTCTACACCAACCTGCTCGCCGCGCAGAACCTCACCGGCGCGGCCGACGTGGTCGCCCGCTGGCACGACCAGGCGCAGGAGCTCGGGGTCACGGAGGACGAGACCGCCGAGTGGCGGCGCGCCGCCGACACCGTCGCGATCCCCTACAGCGAACGGCACGGGGTGCACGAGCAGTCCCGCGGCTTCACCGCGCTCGACGTGTGGGACTTCGCGGCGTCCGACCGCGATCACGCGTATCCGCTGCTGCTCAACGACTCGTACTTCGACCTCTATCGCAAGCAGGTCGTCAAGCAGGCCGACCTCGCGCTCGCGCTGCACTGGGCCGGCGACCGGTTCACCGCCGAGGAGAAGGCGCGCGACTTCGCCTACTACGAACCGCTCACCGTCCGCGACTCGTCACTGTCGGCGTGCACCCAGGCGGTCGTCGCGGCCGAGGTCGGGCACCTGGAGCTCGCCACCGCCTACCTCGCCGAGGCCGCGCTCATGGATCTGCACGATCTGAACAAGAACGGCGGCGACGGTCTGCACATCGCGTCGCTCGCCGGGGGGTGGCTCGCGGTCGTGGCGGGATTCGGCGGCATGCGCGACCACGGCGACCGGCTCACCTTCCGCCCGCAGCTCCCACCCGGCTGGCACGGTCTCGACTTCACGGTGCGCTACCGCGGTCACCATCTGCGCGTCGCGATCGGCCCCGACTCGGTGACGTACCGCGTCGAGGGCGATCCGGACGACGGGGGCAGCGTGCCGGTGACACATCTGTCCGGCGACGCAGCCGACGGTGGCGCGGGCGAGGACCTCGACGTCGCCGTCGGGTCGAGCGTCGAGCGGTCGTGGACTGCCGTCACCCCGTTGACCGAGACACCGGGCCAGCCCGCGGGCCGGGTGCCGGCCCGGGCGCAGTCGCGCTCGGCCAACCGCTCCGCCGACTGA
- a CDS encoding SRPBCC family protein, whose translation MTTDETTTTDDLTRIEVDQYFPHPPAKVWRALTTPDLMAEWLMPNDFRPVVGTRFVLRARPVAQTGFSGLIACEVLDLVPQQRLRISWRDADPSHAMDTTVTWTLHAEGDGTRLVLEHAGFDADDPTQQLARSFMGGGWRGPVLGRLLDLLRQPA comes from the coding sequence ATGACGACTGACGAGACGACGACGACCGATGACCTCACCCGCATCGAGGTCGACCAGTACTTCCCGCACCCACCTGCGAAGGTGTGGCGCGCGCTCACCACGCCGGACCTGATGGCCGAATGGCTGATGCCCAACGACTTCCGACCCGTCGTCGGCACGAGGTTCGTCCTCCGTGCCCGCCCGGTCGCGCAGACCGGCTTCTCCGGGCTGATCGCCTGCGAGGTCCTGGATCTCGTGCCGCAGCAGCGGCTTCGGATCAGCTGGCGCGACGCGGACCCGTCGCACGCGATGGACACCACGGTCACCTGGACGTTGCACGCCGAGGGAGACGGCACCCGCCTCGTCCTCGAACACGCCGGATTCGACGCCGACGACCCGACTCAGCAACTCGCTCGCAGCTTCATGGGTGGTGGCTGGCGCGGCCCGGTGCTCGGTCGTCTGCTGGACCTGCTCCGACAGCCGGCGTGA
- a CDS encoding ArsR/SmtB family transcription factor: MPRRLKSEPLDDVFGALANPTRREILDALLGGDHTAGDLAGRFDMARPSVSEHLRTLREAGLIEERQQGRHRFYRVTGEPLAELVEWLTPYERFWRDRMTALGGVLDRMDDDDD; the protein is encoded by the coding sequence GTGCCCCGCCGCCTGAAGAGCGAGCCGCTGGACGACGTGTTCGGCGCGCTCGCGAACCCCACCCGACGAGAGATCCTCGACGCACTGCTCGGCGGCGACCACACGGCGGGCGACCTCGCCGGCCGGTTCGACATGGCCCGGCCGAGTGTGTCCGAACACCTGCGGACGTTGCGGGAGGCGGGTCTGATCGAGGAGCGACAGCAGGGTCGGCACCGCTTCTACCGCGTCACCGGGGAGCCGTTGGCAGAGCTCGTCGAGTGGCTCACACCGTACGAGCGGTTCTGGCGAGATCGGATGACCGCGCTGGGCGGTGTCCTCGACCGAATGGATGACGATGACGACTGA